In Mixophyes fleayi isolate aMixFle1 chromosome 4, aMixFle1.hap1, whole genome shotgun sequence, the following proteins share a genomic window:
- the TSPO gene encoding translocator protein, whose amino-acid sequence MPSSWVPAVGLTLLPHVGGILGGLITRKEVKTWYTTLVKPSWRPPNWMFAPVWTTLYTSMGYGSYLVYKELGGFNEDAVVPLGLYAGQLALNWAWTPIFFGAHKIGWGLVEIVLLTGTVALTTISWYPISKTAAYLMVPYMAWLSLASALSYAIWRDNKDKSE is encoded by the exons ATGCCTTCTTCCTGGGTTCCTGCGGTCGGTCtcacacttctgcctcacgtGGGTGGTATATTGGGAGGACTTATTACACGGAAGGAAGTTAAAACGTGGTACACAACATTGGTGAAGCCATCGTGGCGGCCTCCTAACTGGATGTTTGCGCCGGTGTGGACAACTTTATATACGTCCATGGG TTATGGTTCATACCTGGTGTACAAGGAGTTGGGAGGATTCAATGAAGATGCCGTAGTTCCTTTGGGACTGTACGCAGGACAGCTGGCTCTTAACTGGGCCTGGACCCCCATTTTCTTTGGCGCCCACAAAATTGGTTGG GGGCTTGTTGAAATTGTCCTTCTCACCGGGACAGTGGCTCTAACCACTATATCCTGGTATCCCATCAGCAAGACAGCCGCCTACCTTATGGTTCCTTACATGGCCTGGCTGTCGTTAGCCTCTGCCCTGTCATACGCCATCTGGAGAGACAATAAAGACAAATCGGAGTGA
- the MCAT gene encoding malonyl-CoA-acyl carrier protein transacylase, mitochondrial: MGGSFFLRALLYKRLLAQGQGQRWASGAVRANGTGEEVSMLLEGAEMDKENEEGPMPAICPTDRTVILFPGQGSQQVGMASGLLKYPNVRAMFLAAHKVLGYDLLDLCLRGPAEMLNKTVHCQPAVFVTSMAAAEKLSQEDPAAVEKCIATAGFSVGEFAALVFSGALDFTEALYAVKVRAEAMQEASEAVPSGMLSVVGTSRARYYKACVEAQEHCKTLGIKDPVCEVANYLFPDGRVLAGHIEAIEFLQKNSKKFYFTRTKLLPVSGAFHTRLMEPAVEPLKDVLKKLNFKQPLINVYCNVDGKRYRHAPAIESLLAKQLVSPVKWEQIMHAIYERRQGMDFPWTLEMGPGIQLGTMLKICNLKAWRSYKNIDVFEND; the protein is encoded by the exons atggggggcAGCTTCTTCCTCCGGGCACTGCTGTATAAGAGGCTCCTGGCACAGGGTCAGGGCCAGAGGTGGGCATCAGGGGCAGTTAGGGCCAATGGGACAGGGGAGGAGGTGTCCATGTTACTGGAGGGGGCAGAGATGGATAAGGAGAACGAGGAAGGGCCCATGCCAGCCATATGCCCCACAGACAGGACGGTCATCCTCTTCCCTGGGCAGGGCAGCCAGCAGGTGGGCATGGCCAGTGGGCTCCTGAAATACCCCAATGTCAGGGCCATGTTCCTGGCTGCTCACAAGGTGCTGGGGTATGACCTCCTGGACCTGTGCCTCAGAGGCCCCGCAGAGATGCTGAACAAGACGGTGCACTGCCAGCCAGCGGTCTTCGTCACCTCTATGGCAGCAGCTGAGAAGCTCAGTCAGGAAGACCCTGCA GCTGTAGAGAAATGCATTGCCACAGCTGGTTTCAGTGTTGGGGAGTTTGCAGCCCTTGTTTTCTCTGGTGCTTTGGACTTTACAGAAG CGCTGTACGCCGTGAAAGTCAGAGCAGAAGCCATGCAGGAGGCATCGGAAGCCGTACCTAGCGGAATGCTCTCCGTAGTTGGGACGTCTAGGGCAAGATATTATAAAGCTTGCGTGGAGGCCCAGGAGCACTGCAAGACGTTGGGAATAAAGGACCCCGTCTGCGAAGTGGCGAATTACCTGTTCCCAGATGGCAGAGTGCTTGCAGGACATATAGAG GCTATTGAGTTTCTGCAAAAGAATTCCAAGAAATTCTATTTTACTCGGACTAAGCTACTGCCGGTGAGCGGCGCTTTTCACACGCGCCTGATGGAACCGGCCGTAGAACCCCTGAAGGACGTTCTGAAGAAGCTGAACTTTAAGCAGCCGCTGATTAACGTGTACTGTAACGTTGACGGGAAACGCTACAGACACGCGCCCGCTATAGAGAGTCTCCTAGCCAAGCAGCTGGTGTCCCCGGTAAAGTGGGAGCAAATTATGCACGCCATCTATGAAAGGAGACAAGGAATGGACTTCCCCTGGACCCTTGAAATGGGACCAGGAATTCAGCTGGGTACTATGCTGAAGATCTGCAATTTGAAGGCTTGGCGGTCTTATAAAAACATTGATGTTTTTGAAAACGACTGA